A window from Sebastes fasciatus isolate fSebFas1 chromosome 22, fSebFas1.pri, whole genome shotgun sequence encodes these proteins:
- the LOC141760822 gene encoding uncharacterized protein LOC141760822 translates to MKTFTLITALTLCSFSWISVSGSEYQTVEVQPGEEVTLTCSNMSSDQSPTWWSRLVKKNKAICIIVMHGAADDIKKCDGVKKFKYEMSSNNSTVSLKIKGVVSSDSGLYFCEFYSDARPTFSVIRLNVKGKGSNETPDDVNSQREMRDGTAKLTSMILGGLTVFLVAVIIGLVVKNRKLQTSADGEEQNPEQREDVELNYAAVTFQQRAERRQPEPNVIYAATR, encoded by the exons atgAAGACCTTCACCTTGATAACAGCTTTAACTCTCTGCAGCTTTA gctGGATCTCTGTCTCAGGTTCTGAGTATCAGACTGTGGAGGTTCAGCCAGGTGAAGAAGTCACACTGACGTGCTCCAACATGTCCAGCGATCAATCTCCGACATGGTGGTCCAGactggtgaaaaaaaacaaggccATCTGTATCATTGTTATGCACGGCGCTGCTGACGACATTAAAAAATGTGATGGagttaaaaaatttaaatatgaaatgaGCTCCAACAactccactgtctctctcaaaATCAAAGGCGTGGTTTCTTCCGACTCTGGACTGTATTTCTGTGAGTTTTACTCAGATGCCCGTCCAACTTTCAGTGTAATACGTTTAAATGTTAAAG GAAAAGGCAGCAATGAGACACCAGATGACGTGAACAGCCAGCGTGAAA TGAGAGACGGAACAGCAAAGCTGACGAGTATGATCCTGGGCGGTCTGACTGTCTTCCTGGTAGCGGTCATCATCGGTCTGGTTGTTAAAAACAGGAAGCTTCAGACTTCAG CTGATGGAGAAGAACAGAatccagagcagagagag GATGTGGAGCTGAACTACGCAGCAGTGACATTTCAACAGAGAGCAGAAAGAAGACAGCCGGAGCCGAATGTTATTTATGCTGCTACCAGATAA